From Mucilaginibacter gotjawali:
GGCGATGGGCAGCAGGCCAGCTTATTTGGCACCGCTTTAGCTGAGGGATTTATTAAGAAAGTTTTGGAAAACCAGGTTATCCAACAACAAATAGTGGTTATATCCAGCCCTTATTCGTTTATACCGACCGCCACTTTTGCGATGAAAAACCATTTTGTTTACCGGTTGAATCGCTGGTTGGCTGAAAACCGTTTACCGGTTGTACAGGAAACAAAGGTACACCGCACGATCACGTATAAGGATGACTATGGCGAATTGAATGCGGAGCAAAGGATGAAATTGATAGGCAATGATTCCTTCCATATTGATGCTGCCTTTTTAAGAGGGAAAACGCTGATTTTTTTGGATGATATAAAGATTACCGGGAGCCATGAAAGAATGATCACAAAAATGATCAGCGAATATGCCCTGGATAATGAGATCCATATGTTGTATTTTGCCGAGCTCACTAATCCGGATATTCATCCCAATATCGAAAATTACCTCAATTATCATGATGTAAAATCGATTTTTGACCTGGATAGTATCATTAACGGTGGTAGTTTTTGTATCAATACCCGTATAGTTAAGTTTATATTAAACTATGAGCACCATAGTTTTTGCGTATTTTTGCAGAATAAATCCAAAAAGTTCCTTAACGAGTTATACGATATGGCTTTAGGAAACAGCTATCACACCATGGATAGCTATGCCTTAAATCTTAATTACATAAAAAACCACTTATTTAAAAACCATCAAGTTTTAGCATAATTATTATGGCAATTAATCTTCAAAAAGGCCAGAGAGAGGCAATTAACGCACCAAAGTTTACCATTGGATTGGGCTGGGATACCAACTCGTCATCTACCGGTTCGGCTTTCGACCTGGATGCCTCGGTGTTTATTCTTGGCGAAAACAAAAAATATTAACAGACGCTCACTTTGTGTTTTACAATAACCTGGTGTCGCCAGATGGAAGCGTGGAGCATACAGGCGATAATTTAACCGGCGACGGTGACGGTGATGACGAACAGATTAAGATTGACCTGTCGAAGGTTGATCCTCGCACTACTGAAATATGCGTAGTGGTAACCATACATGACGCCGAGAACCGCCGGCAAAACTTCGGGCAGGTTCGCAATTCGTTTATCCGGATTTTTGATGCAGCTACCAATAGCGATATCCTGAAATATGAATTGGAGGAAGATTTTTCTATCGAGACAGCGATTGAGTTCGGCCGGATTTACAAAAAGGATGATAAGTGGAAGTTTGAAGCCATTGGCGCCGGCATGAAAGGCGGCCTGGCTGATTATTTAAAAAAATACAACTAATATGGCAATCAATTTAGAAAAAGGCCAGCGGATCAACCTTGAAAAAGGCAATGGCACCAAACTGCAAAACATCTGCGTTGGAATAAATTGGGGCGCAATTGTTAAAAAGGGCCTGTTTGGCTTTGGCACAATAAAGGAAGCTGTTGACCTTGATGCCAGCTGCGCTTTATATAATGATCAGAAACAACTGGAAGAGGTAATTTACTTTGGCAACCTGAGGTCTAAAAACGGCGCGGTAAGGCACAGCGGTGATGATTTAACCGGCGATATGGATGGCGATGACGGTTTGGATAACGAAATTATTACGCTTGAACTGCCCGCCCTGCCAGCCAGCACAACCTATGTGGCTTTTATGCTGAACAGTTTCAGGGGACAGGATTTTGGCGCAATCCCGTTTGCATCTATCCGCATTTACGAGGGAACGCCCACCCGGGTGAACGAGGTGTTTGCCAAATATGATATCGCTCATGGCGCCGGGTTTGCTGGGCACGTATCAATGGTGATGGGCGTGTTTTATAAACGTAACGGCGAATGGAAGTTTAACGCCATAGGCGAGCCAACGAACGACAAAGATTTGCAAAATACCGTTCAAACAGTTACAGCGAGATATCTATAATAAATTATTAACTTTAAAACAATCAAGCAATAAAGTGGCGGGTTTGCACAGCCGTTATTTTATTACAAAGTCATAAAAACTTGTCATATGGAAGATGTAACACCCACAGGCGCAACCGAAAGCCCTAACCCGATTAACGAAATACCGGCGGTTAAAACAGAAATGTCCTCGACGATGAAAGTTGACAAAGAGGGGAATGTTAACCTTGAACTGATAAAACCCGAAGAAGAAAAGAAATATGCTGAAGTAGCTAAAGACCTTAACCCTTCGGATATGAACTCCGTGTTGAATTATGGCGCCGACGTGCAGGGTTCGATGGAGAAATACAGTAACCAATTCCTGGTTTCTGTACGTACTTACAACTCCGGCGAGGTTGGCGGTTTAATTACCGACCTGCTCACCGAATTGAACTATATTGACGTTGATGAGCTGAACCAGGGCGCGTTTAAAAGTTTCCTGCTGCATGTTCCCTTCGTCAAAAACCTCATCTTCGATGCAAAAAAGCTTTTTGCAAAGTATGATACTGTTGTTGATAATATCGATAAGATCACCAATAAAATAAAAGCAGGCCGCTTAAACTCCATTAAAGATAATAGCTCGCTGCAAACTATGTTTGACAGTAATGTGGAATATATTAAGCAAATGGAGGACCTGATTATAGCGGGCCAGCTTAAACTTAATGAACTAAACGTTAAGCTTGCGCAAATGGACCAGCGCCCGGCAGATTACAATGATTACGAAATTGCCGACCTGCGCGACTTTGTAAACCGCCTGGATAAACGCATGGCCGACTTAAAAGTGGTGCGTTTCATCATGCTGCAATCGCTTGCACAGATCAGGGTAGTTCAAAATAATAATACTTCTATCGCCGAAAAAGCCCAGTCTATCATCTCAACCACCATTCCGGTTTGGAAAAATCAGCTCACTATCGCTGTCGCCCTGCAAAGGCAAAAAGCCAATGTTGAAATGCAGAAAAAGATAGCCGATACCACCAATACCATTTTATTAAAGAACGCCGAACTGCTTAAAACAAACAGCATTGACGTTGCCCGCGAAAATGAAAAAACAGTGGTTTCTATTGATACCCTGAAGAAAACTACCCAATCGTTGATTGAAACGCTGAACGAAGTAAAACGCATCCATGAGGAAGGCGCACAAAACCGGAAAAATTTAAACACAGAGTTACAAAGTTTAGAAACCGAACTGAAGAAAAATGTGACGAATGTTGGCTAAATTTGAAAAATGGATGATGCCGGCAAAGCGATACTAAATGAGTCGAACAGGATAATCAGCAAATTGCAGTTGCTGTCCGTTTTTTTCGGGGATGACATCATCTACAAGATTTATTTGCGGAGCCAGGTGATACACCAGTTATTTGCGGATAATCCGGAATTGGACATCAATAAACTCCAGCTGTTTCATTTGCAGTACAGCCAGTCGTTAATTGATTTACTGGTCAAAATAAAAAAGAACAACGAAAAGAGTATCCTGATTTTGCTTGACGAAATCCAGTTGAATAAGGATTTAATCGCAAAGATCAGGGAGTCTGTGCTTACGTTCGAACAGTATCGGCTCGACCAGCAAAGGCAGGCGTTAAAGATAAATACTTCATTAAGGAAGTTATTCCAGGTGTTGTCCGATGATACTACTGAATATCCTTTTGCAAAAAATGTCAACGCTTTTAGTGAACGTTACTCACCTGATTTTTATGCCGAAGTTTCGCCCGGTCTGATCACCGAACTGGAACAATATACGCCTGCCGACGTTTACAAAAATGCCTACGCGGTTATCCAGCGAAAATTAATGGGTGTGCTTTGTAAATACGATTTCAGAAGCAGCTTTGTTTGCGGTTTAAAAGCAGGGGATAGGATTGCCGAAGTTTACCGGTTGAATGATACCGACAGGTACTTCGTTTACTTTCCGGCAAAGGGATTGTTCCTGTTTTGCGATATTACAAAAATAGATCAGCGCGGGGTGCCTGTGGAATTGTCAAAAAAGAAACATTTATCAGGGAATTAACGGATAAAAACGACCAGTTAAACAGTAGTATCAACATTATAAAAACGACGATCCCGGCTGATATTAAAAACTTATTAGCTGATAATTACAAAAAACTAAACGACATTAACTTTTTACAAAATATAAGCGACGTAGACGTGCAGGCTAACATTTTAAAAAGTATGCTGAACACGGATATGATGTAAATAATCCATTTTTAATTTCCTTTTAACTTATGAATATACTGCACGAGGTGCTTGGCGCCGATATAAAGGCTGGAATCCTGATCATTTTAAACCTTATTTTAATAGAGAGTCTGCTCTCTGTGGACAATGCAGCGGTTTTGGCAACCATGGTACTCGACTTGCCTAAACACCAGCGCAACAAAGCCTTACGATACGGAATCATCGGGGCATATGTAATGCGGGGCATTTGCCTGTTTTTAGCGGCCTGGCTGGTAAAAATATGGTGGCTTAAACCACTTGGCGGCCTTTACCTGCTTTACCTGGCCTTTACCTATTTTAGAGGAAAACTAAGTGAAGCTGAAAATGGCGGCGGCGACAGCGAGGTAGACAAGAACAAAAATTGGGCTTACCGCTCAACTGTTGGATTGATCGGCACGCTGTGGGCCACTGTTATTTTAGTAGAAATTATGGATCTTGCCTTCTCTATTGATAACGTTTTTGCTGCCGTGGCGTTCACCAATCATGTTGTTCTCATTTACATTGGTGTGTTTATCGGCATTCTGGCCATGCGGTTTGTGGCCCAGGCTTTTGTAAAATTAATGGAAAAGTTCACTTTCCTGGAGACCGTAGCTTTTATAGTTATCGGTTTGCTGGGCATTAAGCTTACTGCGTCTTTATTTACTCATTTTTACCCCGAATCAGGCTTTTCTAAATTTATGACCGGCGAAAGCGCCGATATATTTACATCAGTATTTACAGTAGCTATTTTTATCCTGCCGGTTTTAAGTTCCTTGTTTTTCAATTACCCTAAAAAACATACGATAGAACCCGAAGTTGCTGAACGCGCAGAGGATGTGCTGAATAAAAGTTAATATTTAAACAGAATTTGACAGATGATTAAACTAATTGCAAGCTGGTTTGGTATTGGATATATCAAAGGTGGCGGCACTATTGCTGCCGCCGTTACCTGCGGGCTGATCTGGCTTTTATGGTCAACACCTGCAGGTCAGCATGAATGGATATTATTGTTGATTACAATATTAATCACTTTACTGGGAATTTACCTTGGCGATAAGGTTGAACCCTCCTGGGGAAAAGATAGCTCCAAAGTAGTTATTGACGAAGTATCGGGAATGCTGGTAACCATGTTATTTGTACCACACAATAACTGGTACCTGCTGGCCGGGTTTATATTATTCCGGTTTTTTGACATTGTAAAACCTTTATTTATCCGCAGGCTGGAGGATTTGCCAGGCGGTACCGGTGTTATGCTGGACGATGTTTTGGCCGGGGTATATGGCAATATCCTGATCCAGCTATTTATATGGCTAAAACTTTAGTCAATTCATATGCGGGTTTTGATGCGTCAGGCACGTACCCATGGGATGCTTAAATAGGGGATCATCACTCCCCATATCGTTTACTAAATCGGCCTGGGATTTGGTCATACCATATCATAATGCCTGCAAAACTGCTGACAGAATTTTGTCACTGACAAAATCTTGTCAACAGTTAAATTATTGATATTCAGTTTTTTAGCGCTTTTTAGCGTTTGTAGCATTTGTAGCGCACGCTACAAAACTATTGCAAAGGAGCCCTGCGGATGTGCAGTGAAATAACGATTGGATAAAAGTGTATCCGTCTTAATTAAGCCACATGGGATTATCTCTTGTAAGGATAGCTATTTTGCCTTCATCGCCGAAGTGAAAAAATAGACATTTTTCGGAATTTATTAAATAAAAAGCTGTTCCGGTTATGGTCAGGTACCTTTCTCCTCCAACTCTTCCACTTCACCCATAGCTTTTAAATAGTCGAACACTTTAAGCGCCTCGTCTTCATTTATTTTGCTGATAGCTACGCCCACATGTACCAGCACATAATCACCCACTTGCGCCTCGGGGACCATGCACAGGTTGATGGTTTTGTGAATACCACCGAAGGATACTTTGGCGGTACGGAACAGGTCGTCCAGTGTGGCGTCTATTTCTAATATTTTACCGGGTATTGCGAGGCACATAGCGTTGTTGTTTTAATTGTCGCCTCACCCCAAACCCCTCTCCAAAGAGAGGGACTTAAAAGCGAGGAATTATTGAGTTCATAATCAAGCCTCTCCTTCTTAAAAAGTACTCTCCTTTGGAGAGGATTTAGGTGAGGCTTTAGTTCTTTAAACCGCTTCCGGCTGCAGTACTTTTGATTTTAGCCAGTTATACCATAGCGGCAAACCTTCGCCGGTGGTGCAGCTCAGTTCAATGATCTCCAAATGGTGATTCACTTTTTTGGCATTGGCCTTTGCCTTTTCAATATCAAAAGGCACATAGGGCAGCAGGTCGGTTTTATTGATGATGCATAGGGTTGAGGAATGGAACATATCCGGGTATTTAAGCGGTTTGTCATCGCCTTCGGTTACACTGATGATTACTACCCTTTCTTTCTCACCCAGGTCAAACATTGCCGGGCATACCAGGTTGCCAACATTTTCAATAAATAAAACTGAATTGTCCTTTGGCTTCAGTCCCTGCATGGCATGCAATATCATGTGTGCGTCAAGGTGGCATCCTTTGCCGGTGTTGATCTGGGTGACCCTGGTGCCGGTGGCGAAAATACGGTCGGCATCGTTATTGGTTTGCTGGTCGCCTTCAATTACAGCAAATTCAAGTTCCCCTTTCAAATCTTTCAATGTCCTTTCCAGTAAGGAGGTTTTTCCCGAGCCGGGCGAGCTTACCAGGTTAAGCGCCAGTATATTTTTCGCATCAAAATAGCCGCGGTTACGCTCGGCAAGCAGGTTGTTTTGGTACAATACATCCTGTTCCACATCAATGATCTTTTTTTCGTTGGCATGCGGATGGGCGTGTGTATGCCCATGATCATGCGGGTGAACATGATCATGCGGGTGGCTATGGTCATGGGTATGCGGTTGATCTTTATCAACCAGGTAAAAAGTAGTTTTGCCGTCGGAGCCGCAGCCGCATGTAGCGCACATAATTTTAGTTTTTAATAGTTCAATACAATATTTATTTCACGAAACCAGCAGGGACCGTACCTTAAGTTCTTTCCCCTGTAATATCTCAATCAAATGCTCACCGCAAACCGGGCAGGCATCATAGTAATTTTTTATTTCGAATTCTGTATCACAGTCAAGGCATTTAGCTTTTGCGGTAATACTATTTATCTTCCTCACCGTATCTTTCAGCATGGTACCTTGGATGGCCTGTGTCCAGGCAAATTCCATACTGTCCATGTCAATTCCGCTCATGGTGCCAATGTCCAGCTCAATCTCATCAATCGCAGCAGCTTCAGCAGCCCTGGCATGATCTTCAGCGATCTTTATGATACCCATCACAATGGAAAGTTCATGCATTGTTTTAATTTGATTTTTGATACAACCGCATCAATGTTTTTAACTCAAAATTATCGGGATGTATCGGATATGTATGTGACAACGATCACTTTTTAAAATGATATTGCTTATAAGTCTCTTAAAATCACCTAAGTAAATTTGGTAATTATTTAGCCATTCAGCCTGAATATTGCCAACCCATTTAAATCATTGCTATCATGAATAATGAGATTATACCAAAGCAACCAACTTATTACGAGGAGGTGCAGCGAAAAGGGTATTCCCGCCGCGATTTTGTAAAATTTGTAAGTTTAATGACCGCATTTATCGGCCTGGAGCAGTCAGCCATAGGTAAGGTTGCCAAAGCGCTGGAGACCAAACCGAGGATGCCGGTGATCTGGCTGCATTTCCAGGAGTGTACCTGTTGCAGCGAAAGCTTTATCCGTTCATCTCACCCCATCGTTGCGGATATCCTGCTTGATAAGATCTCGCTGGATTACAGCGAAACACTGATGGCTGCATCCGGTACCCAGGCTGAAGCTGCGTTGAAAAACACCATGACCAAATACAAGGGCCAGTATATTTTGTGCGTTGAGGGTAGTGTACCGCTTGGTGCGGACGGAGTTTACTGTATGATAGGAGGTAAAACATCTCTTCAGATCTTACATGAAGTAGCAGAAGGCGCTGCGGCCATTATTGCATGGGGCAGTTGCGCCAGCAATGGCTGTGTGCAATCGGCCAAACCAAATCCAACACAAGCAACACCAATTCATAAAATCATTACCAATAAACCCATTATTAAGGTGCCCGGCTGCCCGCCAATCGGCGAAGTGATGGCAGGGGTTATCGTTCATTATTTAACTTTTGGCGTAATACCCGAGTTAGACAGGCTCGGCCGGCCAAAAGCATTTTACAACAAACGGGTACACGACACCTGTTACCGCCGTCCGTTTTATGATGCCGGTTTATTTGTGGAAAGCTTTGACGACGAGAATGCCAAAAAAGGCTATTGTTTATACAAAATGGGTTGTAAAGGGCCAACAACCTATAATGCCTGCGCGGTTACCAAATGGAACGGCGGCACCAGCTTCCCTATCCAGGCGGGGCACCCTTGTATTGGCTGCAGCGAAGCGAATTTTTGGGATAATGGCAGGTTATATGAAAGGGGATCTTCATTCGCCGGTTTTGGCATTGAAGCGGATGCCGATACTTTAGGTAAAGTTGCCCTGGGCGTAACCCTGGGTGCCGTGGCGGTTCATGCGGTAGCTACCAATTTTGGGAAGAGCAAAACTATCCACGAGCACCAGGCCGAAGGCAATGAAAGTGAACACGAATTGGAATCTTAATCAACGCACATCATAACAATAAAGAATCATGAGTAAGAGAATTGTTGTTGACCCGATCACCAGGATTGAAGGTCACTTACGGATAGAAGCTGATATTGAAAACGGGAAAATAAAAGACGCTTACAGCAGCGGTACCATGGTGCGCCTGCTGGAAGAAATATTACAGGGCCGCGACCCGCGCGATGCCTGGGCCTTTGTAGGCAGGGTGTGCGGGGTATGTACCTCTATCCACTCCTTAACATCGGTACGGTGTGTGGAAGATGCACTGGATATTACCATTCCGCCAAATGCCGAACTGGTGCGAAATATCATGTTTTGCACCCAATATATCCATGACCACGTGGTACATTTTTACCACCTGCATGCCATGGATTGGGTTGATGTGGTAAATGCACTAAAAGCTGATCCGAAAAAAACTTCGGAACTGGCACAAAGCATTTCGCACTGGCCAAAAAGCTCGCCTGGCTATTTCAGCGACATCCAAACCCGTATTAAAAAATTTGTAGCCAGTGGGCAGCTGGGTATTTTCTCCAATGGCTATTGGGGCCACAAAGCCTACAAACTGCCGGCCGAAGTAAACCTCATCGGCCTGGCACATTACCTTGAAGCGCTTGAGTGGCAAAAGGAAATCGTAAAAGTACATGCCATTTTCGGCGGTAAAAACCCGCACCCTAACTATTTGGTAGGCGGTATGGCCTGCGCCATCAACCTTGATGATGTGAGCATGATCAATGCAGAGCGTTTGGCTTATGTGGGCCAGTTATTACAGGATGGAAAAGATTTTGTTGAGCAGGTTTATATTCCTGATTTGATGGCCATTGCTTCGTTCTATAAGGATTGGGGCGCCATTGGCGGCGGGTTGGGTAATTATTTGGTGTATGGCGATTTGCCAACCAATGGCTACCGCGATCCATCCGCCTATAAATTTCCGGGCGGCGCTATACTCAATAAGGATGTAAGCAAAATTTATGATGTTGACTTGAGGAAAGATGACGAAGTGCAGGAATTTATTACCCACTCCTGGTATGAATACGCCGGGGGTGATGATAAAGGTTTGCACCCATGGAAAGGCGAAAGCAAGGTGAAATACAGCGGCCCGAAACCACCGTTTGACCACCTGGAAACTGATAAAAAATACAGTTATCTTAAAACACCAAGATGGAAAGGTCACGCCATGGAAGTGGGGCCTTTAGCCAGGGTGCTGGTTGGTTATGGACGCGGCAGACCTGAATTTAAAGAAGTGGTTGACAAAGCGCTGAAAGATCTGAATGTTCCGATCACAGCACTGTTCTCCACGCTCGGCAGAACTGCCGCCCGCGGCCTTGAAAGCAGTTTGACCGCGCAATGGGGCCTCGACTTTTATAACCAGTTACTGGCCAATATCAAGGCAGGTGATACCCGCATGGCCGAAATGAGCAAGTTCGATCCGGCTACCTGGCCAAAATCAGCTTTCGGCGTTGCGCATACCGAAGCACCACGCGGCGCACTGGGCCACTGGATCAATATCCAGGACGAGAAGATCGCCAACTACCAGCTGGTGGTTCCAACAACATGGAATGCGTCTCCACGGGACAGCAAAGGCGGCATGTCAGCTTATGAAGCAGCGCTGATAGATACCCCCGTTGCTGATGAAACGCAACCGCTTGAAATATTAAGGACCATCCACAGTTTTGACCCGTGTATGGCCTGCAGCGTGCATTTGTACGACGAAGAAGGCAAAACAATCAATAGGGTAAGTGTATTGGGCGATTAATAAAAAAACAATATTATGGCAAACAAATATTTACATATCGCCCGCTTACGGAGGGTATATGTGTGGGAAATGCCGGTAAGGTTTTACCACTGGTTAAATGCGCTCGTTATTGTTGTTTTAATCATCACAGGCTTTTATATCTCCAACCCGCTTGGTCTGTTAAGCCATAACGATGCCTCGCACCAATATACAATGGGCTGGTTCAGGTACCTGCATTTTGCGGCTGCTTATATTTTCTTTTTTAACTTTTTATTCCGGCTGTACTGGGGCTTTGTGGGCAATAAATTTGCCAACTGGAAACAATTTATCCCTACATCAAGGCGATTTTTTAAGGAAATGTGGGCCGTATTTAAAATTGATATCCTGATGCTGAAAAAGAACGGCAAAGAGCAGGACCATTTAAGCATCGGCCACAATGCGATGGCCGGGTTTATCTATTTCTTAACCTTCATTGCCTTTTTGGTACAGTGCTTAACCGGTTTTGGTTTATATGCCGGGATGTCATCCTGGTGGCTGCCAAAATTATTTGCCTGGGTTCCGGCCATGTTTGGCGGCGATATCCTTACGCGGCAAATCCACCACTGGTCTATGTGGTTCTTCATCCTCTTCGCGGTGATCCATGTTTACCTCGTCTTCTACCATGATTATGTCGAAGGCCGCGGCGAGATCAGCAGCATGGGCGGCGGCTTTAAATTTATTGAAGAAGAAATGTTTGAAAAGAATGCACACCAAACACCAAACCCCGAAAAGAAAGCAAAATGAAAAGATATAATGGTACATTGATACTCGGTATAGGGAATTACCTGATGGGTGATGAAGGCATTGGCGTGCATGTTGCCCGGGTGCTTGAGGAGGAGGAATTACCCGATGGAGTTGATGTGCTGGATGGCGGCACCGGCGGGTTTTACCTGCTGGAGTATTTCGAGTTATACAAACACGTTATTTTAGTTGATGCCACGCTGGATGGCAATGCCCCCGGCACCATCCGTTTAATAAAGCCCAGGTTTGCTGCCGATTTTCCGCCTGCCATGAGCACGCACGATATTGGTTTAAAAGACCTGGTAAGCGCCTTGCAGGTTTTGGGTAAAATGCCCGAAATTGACCTTTTTGTGGTAAGCATCGAGTCCGTACAGCAACAGGGCATCGAGCTTACCGCAAAAATTGCAAGCGTAGTGCCCGATATTATTAAAGAGATCAAATGCCTGCTCCATCTGAATGATGAGATCCTGGCAGAACCTCCATTTGGCAACCTGGTAAATATGCCCTAACGTGGAAACCTATCATATCCATATCAACGGCATAGTGCAGGGGGTTGGCTTCAGGCCGATGATTTATCATTTGGCAAAAAAACTGAACCTGAACGGATATGTGAAAAATGACAGTGATGGGGTAAATGTTATTTTTAATGCTTCGTATGATGAAGCGGATGCATTTTTTAAAAAAATAAAACTGGCTGCGCCTGAGAAATCAAAGATTATCTCGGCTAAACTTTTTAGCGTACCTGACCAAAATTATATTGATTTTACCATACTGGTTGAAGACAATAATGCCTGCGAAAAACAGGTGTTATTATCACCGGATATGGCCCTTTGCCCTGAATGCAGGGCTGAATTATACGATACCGGCAACCGCCGGTACCGTTATCCTTTTATTACCTGTACCCAATGCGGCCCGCGATATTCTATTTTAAAGGGCTTGCCTTATGAACGGCATACTACGTCAATGCAAAGTTTTACCATGTGCAATAACTGTAGTAATGAATACCATGATATCAGCGATCGGAGATTTTTTTCACAAACCAATTCATGCGCAGATTGCGGGATAAGTCTTAGTATTTACCGTGATATCTCCACGATCATTTCAAGCGATACAGAAGTTGTTTTGTCTCATATAAAAAAGGGGCTTCAACAGGGAAAAATTCTTGCTGTGAAGGGCATAGGCGGGTATTTACTACTTTGCGATGCCAATAATTCCAAAGCCATCTGTATCCTTCGAACCCGGAAATACAGGCCATCCAAGCCATTTGCTATACTCTATCCGGGTATTAAAAGTGTTCAAAATAGTTTTGAATTAGATGAACAGGAAAAGGCTTTACTGGAAAGCCCGGCGGCGCCTATAGTTTTACTGGTTCCCAAACGCGGGGCATTTTATGAGATGGCTGTAAAAGACATTGCTCCGGGTTTAAAGCGCCTGGGGGTGATGATCCCCTATAATCCCCTGCTGGAGTTAATCTCAGCTGATTTTGGTGGACCATTGATCGCCACCAGCGCGAATATATCCGGCTCGCCGATTATTTATAAAGATGACGACGCCCTTAACTATTTGTTTGATATTGCCGATTACGTGGTTAGCAACAACCGGGAGATCATCATCCCGCAGGATGACAGTGTGGTGCAGGTTTCCAAATATACGCACCAGCAAATCATTTTCAGGCGCTCAAGGGGGTACGCGCCATCTTTTTTGGATTATCAACCCAAAACCAAACAGTGCATCATGTCAACCGGTGCGTTTTTAAAAAGCTGTTTTGCCCTTGCCGTAAACGGGAATGTTTTTGTTAGCCAGTTTTTGGGCAGTGGCGAAAGTTTTGAATCGCAGCTGATGTACCGGCAAACCCTTGAACATTGGCTCGGTTTGTACGGGGTGAAACCGGAGGTTATTGTTGCCGATAGGCACCCTGGATATTTTTCTACTGAATACGCGATTGAGCTGGCCGAAAAGTTTGATGCAGAAGTAAAACTGGTGCAGCACCACGAGGCTCATTTTGCGGCTGTACTCGCCGAAAATAAGCTCATTAAAAAAGAGGAACCAATTTTAGGGGTGATATGGGATGGCACAGGTTTGGGTACGGATAGAAATATATGGGGCGGCGAGTTTTTTAAATACGAACATAACCAGATGGAGCGCGTTAACCATTTTGATTATTTCCCTACTGTTGCTGGTGACAAAACCGCGATGGAACCACGCATTGCAGCGCTATGTGCCATCAGCGAATCGGGCCATCAACCCTCCATCCTAAAAGAAAAATTCACCAATGCCGAATGGAATAATTACCATGCGCTGATCAGGCACGCTAACCTCTATACCTCATCGGCCGGCAGGATCTTCGATGCGGTCGCCTCCCTGGTGGGGATTTGCGACAAGCAGAGTTATGAAGGTGAAGCGGCGATGTACCTGCAAAGGGCGGCTGCAGTATATGTCATCGAAAATGGTTTCCACATGGACGAAACTTATATTAAAGAGTGGAAAGCAGCTGGACCCGTACCCACCACTACAATGATCCGC
This genomic window contains:
- a CDS encoding hydrogenase maturation nickel metallochaperone HypA/HybF; its protein translation is MHELSIVMGIIKIAEDHARAAEAAAIDEIELDIGTMSGIDMDSMEFAWTQAIQGTMLKDTVRKINSITAKAKCLDCDTEFEIKNYYDACPVCGEHLIEILQGKELKVRSLLVS
- a CDS encoding toxic anion resistance protein; this encodes MEDVTPTGATESPNPINEIPAVKTEMSSTMKVDKEGNVNLELIKPEEEKKYAEVAKDLNPSDMNSVLNYGADVQGSMEKYSNQFLVSVRTYNSGEVGGLITDLLTELNYIDVDELNQGAFKSFLLHVPFVKNLIFDAKKLFAKYDTVVDNIDKITNKIKAGRLNSIKDNSSLQTMFDSNVEYIKQMEDLIIAGQLKLNELNVKLAQMDQRPADYNDYEIADLRDFVNRLDKRMADLKVVRFIMLQSLAQIRVVQNNNTSIAEKAQSIISTTIPVWKNQLTIAVALQRQKANVEMQKKIADTTNTILLKNAELLKTNSIDVARENEKTVVSIDTLKKTTQSLIETLNEVKRIHEEGAQNRKNLNTELQSLETELKKNVTNVG
- a CDS encoding phosphoribosyltransferase family protein, which gives rise to MQHNTYSLHKICTSTGFAFDAGGYSRFKFGDGQQASLFGTALAEGFIKKVLENQVIQQQIVVISSPYSFIPTATFAMKNHFVYRLNRWLAENRLPVVQETKVHRTITYKDDYGELNAEQRMKLIGNDSFHIDAAFLRGKTLIFLDDIKITGSHERMITKMISEYALDNEIHMLYFAELTNPDIHPNIENYLNYHDVKSIFDLDSIINGGSFCINTRIVKFILNYEHHSFCVFLQNKSKKFLNELYDMALGNSYHTMDSYALNLNYIKNHLFKNHQVLA
- a CDS encoding TerD family protein is translated as MAINLEKGQRINLEKGNGTKLQNICVGINWGAIVKKGLFGFGTIKEAVDLDASCALYNDQKQLEEVIYFGNLRSKNGAVRHSGDDLTGDMDGDDGLDNEIITLELPALPASTTYVAFMLNSFRGQDFGAIPFASIRIYEGTPTRVNEVFAKYDIAHGAGFAGHVSMVMGVFYKRNGEWKFNAIGEPTNDKDLQNTVQTVTARYL
- a CDS encoding phosphatidylglycerophosphatase A family protein, with translation MIKLIASWFGIGYIKGGGTIAAAVTCGLIWLLWSTPAGQHEWILLLITILITLLGIYLGDKVEPSWGKDSSKVVIDEVSGMLVTMLFVPHNNWYLLAGFILFRFFDIVKPLFIRRLEDLPGGTGVMLDDVLAGVYGNILIQLFIWLKL
- a CDS encoding DUF475 domain-containing protein, giving the protein MNILHEVLGADIKAGILIILNLILIESLLSVDNAAVLATMVLDLPKHQRNKALRYGIIGAYVMRGICLFLAAWLVKIWWLKPLGGLYLLYLAFTYFRGKLSEAENGGGDSEVDKNKNWAYRSTVGLIGTLWATVILVEIMDLAFSIDNVFAAVAFTNHVVLIYIGVFIGILAMRFVAQAFVKLMEKFTFLETVAFIVIGLLGIKLTASLFTHFYPESGFSKFMTGESADIFTSVFTVAIFILPVLSSLFFNYPKKHTIEPEVAERAEDVLNKS
- a CDS encoding HypC/HybG/HupF family hydrogenase formation chaperone: MCLAIPGKILEIDATLDDLFRTAKVSFGGIHKTINLCMVPEAQVGDYVLVHVGVAISKINEDEALKVFDYLKAMGEVEELEEKGT
- the hypB gene encoding hydrogenase nickel incorporation protein HypB, which produces MCATCGCGSDGKTTFYLVDKDQPHTHDHSHPHDHVHPHDHGHTHAHPHANEKKIIDVEQDVLYQNNLLAERNRGYFDAKNILALNLVSSPGSGKTSLLERTLKDLKGELEFAVIEGDQQTNNDADRIFATGTRVTQINTGKGCHLDAHMILHAMQGLKPKDNSVLFIENVGNLVCPAMFDLGEKERVVIISVTEGDDKPLKYPDMFHSSTLCIINKTDLLPYVPFDIEKAKANAKKVNHHLEIIELSCTTGEGLPLWYNWLKSKVLQPEAV